From Alcaligenes faecalis, the proteins below share one genomic window:
- the htpG gene encoding molecular chaperone HtpG, translating into MSQTDTANTSETLGFQAEVKQLLHLMIHSLYSNKEIFLRELVSNASDACDKLRFEAIDNPALLEGDPEMRIRVEFDKEQRTITISDNGIGMSRDEAIANLGTIARSGTKEFFSQLTGDKQKDTQLIGQFGVGFYSSFIVADKVSVLTRRAGEDQEAVLWESAGEGEFTIAAAEKAERGTTITLHLREGEDDFLDGWRLRNVLRRYSDHISLPVQMRKEEWDEEKQQQVKQDEWESVNQASALWTRSKSEITDEQYQEFYKHIAHDYENPLAWTHNRVEGRSEYTQLLFVPKQAPFDLWDRDARRGVKLYVKRVFIMDDAEQLLPAYLRFVRGVIDSADLPLNVSREILQESRDVRAIREGSAKRILSLLEDLAENQPKQYAEFWNQFGQVLKEGTGEDMGNQARIAALLRFASTNQEGSAQTVSLNDYIGRMKEGQDKIYYVTADTFAAASNSPHLEVFRKKGIEVLLMSDRVDEWMLSYLREFEGKQLVSVAKGGLDLDSLADEEEKKHQAEVAETFKPLVERLQATLGEKVKEVRITARLVDSPACVVVDANELSPHLLRMLQAAGQEAPEVKPILEINPEHALIAKVQAADDEAFGEWAQLLLEQAMLAEGAALQDPASFVKRVNRLLLNL; encoded by the coding sequence ATGAGCCAGACTGACACTGCGAATACGTCCGAAACCTTGGGTTTTCAGGCTGAAGTCAAACAATTACTGCATTTGATGATTCACTCCTTGTACAGCAACAAGGAGATTTTCCTGCGTGAGCTGGTATCCAATGCGTCGGATGCCTGTGACAAACTGCGCTTCGAGGCCATCGACAATCCAGCCTTGCTGGAAGGCGATCCAGAAATGCGTATCCGTGTGGAGTTCGATAAAGAGCAGCGCACGATCACCATTTCCGACAACGGCATTGGCATGTCGCGTGATGAGGCCATTGCCAACCTGGGCACCATTGCGCGCTCGGGCACCAAAGAGTTCTTCTCTCAACTGACAGGCGACAAGCAAAAAGATACCCAGCTGATTGGTCAGTTTGGCGTGGGCTTTTACTCCTCCTTTATCGTGGCCGACAAAGTGTCTGTGCTGACACGTCGTGCCGGTGAGGATCAGGAAGCCGTGCTGTGGGAGTCTGCCGGTGAAGGTGAATTCACCATTGCTGCCGCTGAAAAAGCTGAGCGTGGCACCACCATCACCCTGCACCTGCGTGAAGGCGAGGACGATTTCCTGGACGGCTGGCGCTTGCGCAATGTGCTGCGTCGCTACTCCGATCACATCTCCTTGCCCGTGCAAATGCGCAAGGAAGAGTGGGACGAAGAGAAGCAGCAACAAGTCAAGCAGGACGAATGGGAAAGCGTGAACCAGGCCAGCGCCTTGTGGACACGCTCCAAGTCGGAAATCACCGACGAGCAGTACCAGGAGTTCTACAAGCATATCGCTCACGATTACGAGAATCCTCTGGCTTGGACACACAACCGGGTCGAAGGTCGTAGCGAATACACCCAGCTCCTGTTCGTACCCAAGCAAGCCCCTTTCGATCTGTGGGATCGCGATGCTCGCCGTGGCGTGAAGCTGTACGTGAAACGCGTATTCATCATGGACGACGCCGAGCAGCTGCTGCCTGCTTACCTGCGCTTTGTGCGCGGTGTGATCGATTCGGCCGACCTGCCGCTGAACGTCTCGCGTGAAATCCTGCAAGAAAGCCGTGATGTGCGTGCGATCCGTGAGGGTAGTGCCAAGCGCATTCTGTCCTTGCTGGAAGATCTGGCCGAGAACCAGCCCAAGCAATACGCCGAGTTCTGGAATCAATTTGGCCAGGTACTGAAAGAAGGCACCGGCGAAGACATGGGCAATCAGGCCCGTATCGCTGCCTTGCTGCGCTTTGCGTCCACGAATCAGGAAGGCTCGGCCCAGACCGTGTCCCTGAACGATTACATCGGTCGCATGAAAGAAGGTCAGGACAAGATCTACTACGTCACGGCTGATACCTTTGCTGCTGCGTCCAACAGCCCGCATCTGGAAGTATTCCGCAAGAAAGGCATCGAAGTGCTGCTGATGTCCGACCGTGTGGACGAGTGGATGCTGTCCTACCTGCGCGAATTTGAAGGCAAGCAGCTGGTTTCCGTGGCCAAGGGCGGCCTGGACCTGGATTCGCTGGCAGACGAGGAAGAAAAGAAACATCAGGCTGAAGTGGCTGAAACCTTCAAGCCTCTGGTCGAGCGTTTGCAAGCTACGCTGGGCGAGAAGGTCAAGGAAGTGCGTATTACCGCACGTCTGGTTGATTCCCCTGCTTGCGTGGTGGTCGATGCCAACGAACTGAGCCCGCACCTGCTGCGCATGCTGCAAGCCGCCGGCCAGGAAGCCCCCGAGGTCAAGCCGATTCTGGAAATCAACCCGGAGCACGCTTTGATTGCCAAGGTTCAGGCTGCTGACGACGAGGCTTTTGGTGAGTGGGCTCAATTGTTGCTGGAACAAGCCATGCTGGCCGAAGGTGCCGCATTGCAAGATCCTGCCAGCTTTGTGAAACGCGTGAACCGTTTGCTGTTGAATCTGTAA
- a CDS encoding TonB-dependent receptor plug domain-containing protein translates to MKFSESLLNTPRSITVIPEEVIRDRGATSLQDVLRTTPGITLGSGEGGTPMGDRPFIRGYEASTDIFIDGVRDYSRGSHETSTWSPLKS, encoded by the coding sequence GTGAAGTTTTCCGAGTCCTTGTTGAATACACCGCGTTCCATCACTGTGATCCCGGAGGAGGTGATCAGAGATCGTGGAGCGACCTCGCTGCAAGACGTATTGCGTACCACCCCGGGCATCACGCTGGGTTCAGGTGAAGGCGGAACGCCCATGGGCGATCGTCCCTTTATCCGTGGTTACGAAGCCAGTACCGATATTTTTATTGATGGCGTGCGCGACTACTCCCGTGGCTCGCACGAGACCTCAACCTGGAGTCCGTTGAAGTCCTGA
- a CDS encoding TonB-dependent receptor, which produces MKGPSSAYTGRGGTGGSLNLVTKSPKLKDFFQVEAGYGTSDQYRLTADGNYAFSETGAIRLNLMRMGGEVAGRDGVKIDRWGIAPSIAFGLGTPTRVTLSYSRLENKDMPDLGFPFKNAANPDRVTPLEADRDNFYGRRNVDFRKYIADTASASIEHDLNDRFTVRNVTRYSKTLNHYLMTRPSFDNCAAGAGGACATEGAGLQFRRDDRTNYRVAESLLNQTDVYGSFNTGWIKHDIVAGVEISKEEIHNKTMTGGPGRDTDSFYDPNPNRQYNYSLQYGPKTKTGDIKTRSAYIFDTLTLSEQWMVNGGLRFDRFEADNTKDSRKDDMWNYQLGVVYKPARNGSIYLSYGTSSNPTGENLGQAGGADGPAGGAAIRDLKPERSYSWELGTKWDVADEKLSLTAAIFQTDKKDARSTDPLTGDVSLSGSNRVRGLELGAAGAITPNWNLWAGYTYLDPKIKKYRSGNNVFDGNQMKFISKQSFNVWTTYKVMPELTLGAGATFVGKRFVDDANQLKLPSYWRYDAMARYDLNKNVSFQFNVNNISNVRMYDASHVGIFANVGPGRSYMFNASYRFE; this is translated from the coding sequence CTGAAAGGCCCCAGCTCGGCGTACACAGGCCGTGGCGGTACGGGCGGCAGCCTGAACCTGGTGACCAAGTCCCCCAAGCTGAAAGATTTCTTCCAGGTGGAAGCAGGTTACGGCACCTCGGACCAGTATCGTCTGACAGCAGACGGTAACTATGCTTTCTCGGAAACAGGCGCGATCCGTCTTAACCTGATGCGCATGGGTGGGGAAGTGGCAGGCCGCGACGGGGTGAAGATTGACCGTTGGGGCATTGCTCCTTCCATCGCCTTTGGTTTGGGTACGCCAACGCGTGTGACCTTGTCTTACTCGCGTCTTGAGAACAAAGACATGCCGGATTTGGGCTTCCCCTTCAAAAATGCCGCCAATCCGGATCGTGTTACCCCACTGGAAGCGGATCGCGACAACTTTTACGGTCGTCGTAATGTAGACTTCCGCAAATACATTGCCGATACGGCCTCGGCCAGCATTGAGCACGATCTGAACGACCGTTTCACGGTTCGGAACGTCACCCGCTACAGCAAGACGCTGAATCACTACTTGATGACACGTCCGTCCTTTGACAACTGCGCCGCAGGTGCGGGTGGTGCTTGCGCGACGGAAGGTGCTGGCTTGCAGTTCCGCCGTGATGATCGGACGAACTACCGCGTTGCAGAATCCCTGCTGAATCAGACGGATGTCTACGGCAGCTTTAATACCGGCTGGATCAAGCATGACATTGTTGCGGGTGTGGAAATCAGCAAAGAGGAAATCCACAACAAGACGATGACGGGTGGCCCAGGCCGCGATACTGATTCGTTCTATGATCCGAATCCCAATCGTCAGTACAACTACTCGTTGCAGTACGGTCCCAAGACCAAGACAGGCGATATCAAAACACGCTCGGCTTATATCTTTGATACTTTGACGCTGAGCGAGCAGTGGATGGTGAATGGTGGTTTGCGCTTTGATCGTTTTGAGGCCGACAACACCAAGGATTCCCGCAAAGATGATATGTGGAATTATCAGCTGGGTGTGGTCTATAAACCAGCGCGCAATGGTTCTATCTACTTGAGCTATGGCACCTCTTCCAACCCGACAGGGGAGAACCTGGGGCAGGCCGGTGGTGCTGACGGCCCGGCAGGTGGCGCAGCGATTCGTGACCTGAAGCCCGAGCGCAGCTACAGCTGGGAACTGGGGACCAAATGGGATGTGGCGGACGAGAAGTTGTCTTTGACAGCGGCCATTTTCCAGACCGACAAGAAAGATGCTCGCTCTACCGATCCTTTGACCGGCGATGTGTCCTTGAGCGGCAGCAACCGTGTACGTGGCCTGGAGCTGGGCGCAGCAGGTGCGATTACGCCGAACTGGAACCTGTGGGCTGGTTACACCTATCTGGACCCCAAGATCAAGAAATATCGCAGCGGCAATAATGTCTTTGACGGCAACCAGATGAAGTTCATCTCCAAGCAGAGCTTCAACGTCTGGACGACGTACAAAGTCATGCCCGAGCTGACTTTGGGCGCGGGTGCCACGTTTGTGGGTAAACGTTTTGTGGATGACGCCAATCAATTGAAGCTGCCTTCCTACTGGCGTTACGATGCGATGGCGCGCTACGACCTGAACAAGAATGTATCTTTCCAGTTCAACGTGAACAACATCAGCAATGTGCGCATGTATGATGCTTCCCACGTCGGCATTTTTGCCAACGTCGGCCCAGGCCGCTCTTACATGTTCAATGCCTCTTACCGCTTCGAGTAA
- a CDS encoding Fe2+-dependent dioxygenase, whose translation MLITIPDVLNTEQLRDCRQALEQAQWEDGRTTAGYLAQHSKRNLQLPLDAAVSRQMGEFLMHVLGQHSGFIAAALPLRMLPPRFNRYEGGGEYGNHIDNAIFTVPGTAQRLRTDVSTTLFFSDPDEYEGGELIIEDVYGAQSIKLPAGHMVVYPGTSLHRVQPVIKGTRYASFFWTQSMVRHAHQRKLLWELDQSIQQLARQNADAQELSRLTGIYHNLLREWSDV comes from the coding sequence ATGCTGATTACTATCCCTGACGTTCTGAATACCGAACAGTTACGAGACTGTCGCCAGGCCCTGGAGCAGGCGCAGTGGGAGGACGGGCGCACGACGGCGGGCTATCTGGCCCAGCACAGCAAACGGAACCTGCAACTGCCTCTGGATGCTGCCGTATCCCGCCAGATGGGCGAGTTTCTAATGCACGTACTGGGGCAGCACAGCGGCTTTATTGCCGCTGCCTTGCCCCTGCGTATGCTGCCCCCACGCTTTAATCGTTACGAGGGGGGCGGGGAATACGGCAACCACATCGATAACGCGATTTTTACCGTTCCTGGCACGGCTCAGCGCCTGCGTACTGATGTTTCCACAACCCTGTTTTTCAGTGATCCCGACGAGTATGAAGGTGGCGAGCTGATCATCGAGGATGTGTACGGCGCTCAGTCCATCAAGCTGCCTGCAGGGCATATGGTGGTGTATCCCGGTACCAGCCTGCATCGAGTACAGCCGGTGATCAAAGGAACGCGCTATGCCTCCTTTTTCTGGACGCAAAGCATGGTGCGCCACGCGCATCAACGCAAATTGTTGTGGGAGCTGGATCAGAGCATTCAGCAACTGGCCAGGCAGAATGCGGATGCCCAGGAGCTGTCACGCCTGACGGGGATTTATCATAATTTGCTGCGTGAATGGAGCGATGTCTGA
- a CDS encoding alpha-hydroxy acid oxidase has protein sequence MSQERLPPLANIPAQIACLRDYEPYARQRMRAQDWAYFSTGAADELTLQDNLASFGRWGLWPAALSEFDQPSTRLTLQGQSMDYPILLAPVAYQRLAHPEGELASVLGAGAMGATSVISMQASHSFEEIAAQAHAPLWAQWYWQTDRAFTLDLLAQLEAAGYAALMLTVDAAVNGVRNQEQRAGFALPEGVDAVNLRGAPKQQAVLGAAGTSPLFGSGLLETAPTWGDLAWLVQNSPLPVWVKGVMRPRDAQRALDTGVAGIVVSNHGGRTLDGAPASVDVLAQVCQVVQGRVPVLMDGGIRRGTDVLKALALGATAVMIGRPYIYGLAAAGAAGVAHVLHILRAELEVAMALTGCNTLADIGPELLYRS, from the coding sequence ATGTCCCAAGAACGACTGCCCCCACTCGCTAACATCCCGGCCCAGATTGCCTGCCTGAGGGATTACGAACCTTATGCCCGTCAGCGTATGCGTGCGCAGGACTGGGCTTACTTCAGCACGGGGGCGGCGGATGAGCTTACCCTGCAAGACAATCTGGCCAGCTTCGGGCGTTGGGGGCTATGGCCTGCCGCCCTAAGTGAATTTGATCAGCCCTCAACCCGCTTGACGCTGCAAGGGCAGTCCATGGATTACCCGATTCTTCTGGCCCCCGTGGCTTATCAGCGCTTGGCTCACCCTGAAGGTGAATTGGCCAGCGTACTGGGTGCGGGTGCGATGGGGGCGACTAGCGTAATCAGCATGCAGGCCAGTCATTCCTTTGAAGAGATCGCTGCACAGGCCCATGCTCCTTTGTGGGCGCAGTGGTATTGGCAAACGGATCGGGCATTTACTCTGGATTTGCTGGCTCAGCTTGAAGCGGCAGGTTATGCCGCGCTGATGTTGACGGTAGATGCCGCGGTCAATGGTGTACGTAATCAGGAGCAGCGTGCGGGCTTTGCCTTGCCGGAGGGCGTGGACGCCGTGAATCTGCGAGGAGCTCCCAAGCAACAGGCGGTGTTAGGTGCAGCAGGCACCAGCCCTTTGTTTGGTAGTGGGTTGTTAGAGACGGCGCCGACCTGGGGTGATCTGGCCTGGTTGGTGCAGAATAGTCCTCTACCTGTGTGGGTGAAGGGCGTGATGCGGCCCCGAGACGCTCAGCGAGCCCTGGATACGGGGGTTGCCGGAATTGTTGTGTCCAATCACGGAGGGCGAACTTTGGATGGTGCTCCCGCCTCTGTGGACGTATTGGCACAGGTTTGTCAGGTCGTGCAGGGCAGGGTGCCGGTCTTGATGGATGGTGGCATTCGACGCGGAACCGATGTGCTCAAGGCATTGGCGCTTGGTGCAACTGCTGTGATGATTGGCCGTCCCTACATATATGGTCTAGCTGCCGCAGGAGCGGCCGGTGTGGCGCATGTCCTGCATATTTTGCGGGCCGAACTGGAAGTGGCGATGGCACTGACGGGTTGCAATACCTTGGCCGATATCGGCCCTGAGCTACTTTATCGATCCTGA
- the ampD gene encoding 1,6-anhydro-N-acetylmuramyl-L-alanine amidase AmpD, protein MARMHHAYDLDRQGWLKPHANVLRALSPNQDERPEGDTPTLLVLHNISLPPQEFGGPYIRDFFQNKLDIGAHPWFENIRDLKVSAHFLIQRTGHIIQFVPTTRRAWHAGMSRFEDRERCNDFSIGIELEGSDFEPFTEAQYRELSRLSRALRMRHNLTAVRGHEHIAPGRKTDPGPFFDWERVKREHGWPKETLPEQELEPKPRAASDQDR, encoded by the coding sequence ATGGCCCGCATGCACCACGCCTACGACCTGGACCGCCAGGGCTGGCTGAAACCCCATGCCAATGTCCTGCGCGCCCTGTCTCCTAATCAGGATGAGCGCCCCGAGGGCGACACCCCGACCTTGCTGGTGCTGCACAATATCAGCCTGCCCCCGCAAGAGTTTGGCGGACCCTATATTCGGGATTTTTTCCAGAACAAGCTGGATATCGGTGCTCATCCCTGGTTCGAGAACATCCGGGACCTGAAAGTGTCAGCGCACTTTCTGATCCAGCGCACAGGCCACATCATTCAGTTTGTTCCCACTACCCGCCGTGCCTGGCATGCGGGTATGTCGCGCTTTGAAGACCGCGAACGCTGCAATGATTTTTCTATTGGTATCGAGCTGGAAGGCAGCGATTTCGAGCCTTTTACAGAAGCGCAGTACCGGGAACTGTCCCGCCTGAGCCGCGCCCTGCGTATGCGCCATAACTTGACCGCGGTACGTGGTCACGAGCATATCGCCCCTGGACGCAAGACAGACCCGGGGCCATTCTTTGATTGGGAAAGGGTGAAGCGGGAACATGGCTGGCCCAAAGAAACCTTGCCGGAACAAGAGCTGGAACCCAAGCCACGAGCCGCGTCGGATCAGGATCGATAA
- a CDS encoding PP0621 family protein — MGKVLFWVVAILAAMIIARIVSQNKARKRNPPNPTMRPPRKQGSAEEMVRCAHCGIFLPRSEALMSNHHTWCSLEHAKRGPRS, encoded by the coding sequence TTGGGTAAAGTCTTATTTTGGGTTGTAGCCATCCTGGCGGCCATGATCATTGCCCGCATCGTGTCACAAAACAAGGCCCGCAAGCGCAACCCACCCAACCCGACCATGCGCCCGCCCCGCAAACAAGGCAGCGCGGAAGAGATGGTTCGTTGCGCGCACTGCGGCATTTTTCTGCCTCGCTCCGAAGCCCTGATGAGCAATCATCACACCTGGTGCAGCCTGGAACACGCCAAGCGCGGCCCGCGCAGTTAA
- a CDS encoding cytochrome C assembly family protein: MSASIVFHLLAALAYIVLSISLWRPLTRGSTRTVLNAPSRVALLCAIIVHGAGLLLTIVLPQGLHLSWALALSAAIWLGMVVFWFQSLYLRLDSLLLILLPAATIVSLLAMAFPNGHIVNHVGNEWLRIHLMIALVAYGLSTVAALHAVLMTALDRQLHRPILHQEQRGLFSRVLDTMPPLLVQEELLFRLIRVSFVILTFTILSGAAVSMAIDGKFLPADHKTVFTLLSWVTFGGLLWGRKQYGWRGRVALRWTLAGFAFLLLAYTGSHFVLDVILQRGKIG; encoded by the coding sequence ATGTCTGCAAGTATTGTATTTCACTTGCTCGCCGCACTGGCGTACATCGTGCTGTCGATCTCGCTATGGCGTCCTTTGACTCGCGGCAGCACCCGAACCGTACTGAACGCCCCCAGCCGGGTGGCTTTGCTCTGCGCCATCATTGTGCACGGAGCGGGCCTGTTGCTGACGATTGTGCTGCCCCAGGGGCTGCATCTGAGCTGGGCGTTGGCCCTGTCGGCGGCAATCTGGCTGGGCATGGTGGTGTTCTGGTTCCAAAGCCTGTATCTGCGTCTGGACAGCCTGCTGCTCATTCTACTGCCTGCAGCCACAATCGTCAGCCTGCTGGCCATGGCCTTTCCCAATGGCCATATCGTCAACCACGTCGGCAATGAATGGCTGCGCATCCACTTGATGATTGCACTGGTCGCCTATGGGCTAAGTACCGTGGCCGCCCTGCATGCGGTCTTGATGACGGCGCTGGACCGCCAGTTGCACCGCCCTATTTTGCATCAGGAACAACGCGGTTTGTTCAGCCGGGTTCTGGATACCATGCCGCCCCTGCTGGTGCAGGAAGAGCTGCTGTTCCGCCTGATCCGTGTCTCTTTCGTGATTCTGACCTTCACGATCCTGAGCGGTGCCGCCGTCTCCATGGCGATAGACGGTAAATTTTTGCCTGCTGACCACAAAACTGTCTTTACCTTGCTATCCTGGGTTACATTTGGTGGCTTATTATGGGGTCGAAAACAGTATGGATGGCGTGGTCGCGTTGCCTTGCGCTGGACCTTGGCCGGTTTTGCCTTCCTGCTGCTAGCCTATACAGGCAGCCACTTTGTACTGGACGTCATCTTGCAACGAGGGAAAATTGGGTAA
- the ffh gene encoding signal recognition particle protein: MFENLTQRMSRVVKTMRGQARLTESNTQEMLREVRLALLEADVALPVVRDFVARVKEKALGVEVADSLNPGQALVGVVHQELTNLMGADLGDNASELSLAAQPPAIILMAGLQGAGKTTTTGKLAKWLSEGGHVQHGRKTGKKKVLVVSADVYRPAAIEQLKTVAAQVGVEFLPSDPSQKPADIARNALDHAKRHHFDVLIVDTAGRLGIDEEMMREIRALYDLLNPIETLFVVDAMQGQDAVNVAKAFADALPLTGVVLTKLDGDARGGAALSVRHVTGKPLKFVGVSEKLDGLEPFHPERMAQRVLGMGDIVSLVEQAQRNIDIADAQKITDKIKAGDKFDLNDFRDQLQQVKKLGDMGSLLEKLPAQFSQAASQLQGGQAEQQLRRTEGILNSMTPTERAKPELLKASRKRRIAAGSGVSVQEVNRLLNQFEQMQGMMKQMKKGGMAKMMRGLGGMGALKGLAGKGFKGFR; encoded by the coding sequence ATGTTTGAAAATCTGACCCAGCGTATGTCGCGTGTGGTGAAAACCATGCGCGGACAGGCTCGTCTGACCGAATCCAATACTCAGGAGATGTTGAGGGAAGTCCGTCTGGCTTTGCTGGAAGCGGACGTGGCCTTGCCCGTCGTGCGCGATTTTGTGGCACGGGTCAAAGAAAAAGCGCTTGGTGTTGAAGTTGCCGACAGCTTGAATCCTGGCCAGGCGCTGGTGGGGGTTGTCCACCAGGAGCTGACCAATCTGATGGGGGCAGACCTGGGCGACAACGCCAGCGAACTGTCCTTGGCGGCACAGCCACCCGCGATCATCCTGATGGCCGGTCTGCAAGGTGCAGGTAAAACGACTACCACTGGTAAGCTGGCCAAATGGCTGAGCGAAGGTGGTCACGTTCAGCATGGCCGTAAAACAGGCAAGAAGAAAGTGCTGGTGGTCAGTGCTGACGTCTATCGTCCCGCCGCTATCGAACAGCTGAAAACCGTTGCCGCCCAAGTGGGCGTCGAGTTCCTGCCCTCCGATCCCAGCCAGAAGCCCGCAGACATTGCCCGCAATGCCCTGGACCACGCCAAACGTCACCACTTTGATGTGCTGATCGTCGACACGGCCGGTCGCCTGGGTATTGACGAAGAAATGATGCGCGAGATTCGCGCTCTGTACGACCTGCTGAACCCTATCGAAACCCTGTTCGTGGTGGATGCCATGCAGGGTCAGGACGCGGTTAACGTTGCCAAAGCCTTTGCAGACGCCTTGCCGCTGACCGGTGTGGTGCTGACCAAGCTGGACGGTGATGCACGTGGTGGTGCCGCCTTGTCGGTGCGCCATGTCACTGGCAAACCGCTCAAATTTGTAGGTGTGTCGGAAAAACTGGATGGCCTGGAGCCGTTCCATCCCGAGCGTATGGCTCAGCGCGTGCTGGGCATGGGCGACATTGTTTCCTTGGTCGAGCAGGCCCAGCGCAATATCGATATTGCCGATGCGCAAAAGATTACCGACAAGATCAAGGCGGGCGACAAGTTCGACTTGAACGACTTTCGCGACCAGCTGCAGCAAGTTAAAAAGCTGGGTGATATGGGTTCCTTGCTGGAAAAACTGCCTGCGCAGTTCTCCCAGGCTGCATCCCAGTTGCAAGGCGGCCAAGCTGAGCAGCAACTGCGTCGTACCGAAGGTATCTTGAACTCCATGACGCCTACCGAGCGTGCCAAGCCCGAATTGCTCAAGGCCTCGCGCAAGCGTCGTATCGCAGCCGGCTCCGGTGTATCGGTACAAGAGGTCAACCGCTTGCTGAATCAGTTCGAGCAAATGCAAGGCATGATGAAGCAGATGAAAAAAGGCGGCATGGCCAAGATGATGCGCGGCCTGGGTGGGATGGGGGCCTTGAAAGGTCTGGCTGGTAAAGGCTTCAAGGGCTTTCGTTAA
- the lysM gene encoding peptidoglycan-binding protein LysM: protein MGVFSFLKDVGEKLFGANEAKAATADELQKELAKHQLSADGLNLTVDGDKVTVSGQAASTEQAEKIVLALGNTLGVSQVDNQLSVAQPSAEATMYTVQKGDTLWKIAETHYGKANGAKYTVIFEANKPMLSHPDKIYPGQVLRIPAL from the coding sequence ATGGGCGTATTCAGTTTTCTTAAAGATGTCGGCGAAAAACTCTTTGGTGCCAACGAAGCCAAAGCAGCAACTGCAGACGAACTCCAGAAAGAACTGGCCAAACACCAACTTTCCGCCGACGGTCTGAATCTGACGGTTGATGGCGACAAAGTTACGGTTAGCGGCCAGGCTGCCTCCACAGAACAGGCCGAAAAAATTGTGCTGGCTTTGGGCAATACCCTGGGTGTCTCGCAGGTCGACAACCAGCTCAGCGTTGCTCAGCCTTCCGCTGAAGCCACCATGTACACCGTACAGAAAGGCGACACCCTGTGGAAAATTGCTGAAACCCACTACGGCAAGGCGAACGGTGCGAAATACACCGTTATTTTTGAGGCCAACAAGCCTATGCTCAGCCATCCTGACAAGATTTACCCCGGTCAGGTACTGCGTATTCCGGCGCTGTAA
- the thiS gene encoding sulfur carrier protein ThiS gives MNITLNGQSKTLKNSDTVGTLIIELGYENKRIAVELNGDIVPKSQHASTAIKEGDTIEIVVAVGGG, from the coding sequence ATGAACATTACCCTGAATGGCCAGAGCAAGACTCTGAAAAACTCCGACACGGTTGGCACGCTGATTATCGAGCTGGGCTACGAGAACAAACGCATTGCCGTGGAACTGAACGGCGATATCGTGCCCAAAAGCCAGCACGCCAGCACTGCTATCAAGGAAGGCGACACGATAGAAATCGTGGTTGCCGTCGGAGGCGGCTGA
- the pip gene encoding prolyl aminopeptidase, whose amino-acid sequence MSATLFPPIEPYAQGTLHTDDGHHIYWECCGNPAGKPAIFLHGGPGSGCSTDHRRLFDPQKYNVLLFDQRGCGRSYPHASLENNTTWHLVQDMGRLRKEKLKADKMLVFGGSWGSTLALAYAQTHPEHVSELIVRGIFMARPEELHWFYQEGASRLFPDIWEQYLAPIPKEEHGDLISAYHKRLTGDDPAVQLRAAHAWSQWESNTITLLPSQNHLDAKSSDKAALAFARIENHYFMNQGFLEPDQLLKNAHRLHGIPGVIVQGRYDVCTPAHTAWQLHRVWPQAEFHMVADAGHAYDEPGILAKLLAATQKFAI is encoded by the coding sequence ATGAGCGCTACCCTGTTCCCGCCTATAGAGCCTTACGCCCAAGGCACCTTGCACACCGATGATGGGCACCATATCTACTGGGAATGCTGCGGCAACCCGGCAGGTAAACCCGCCATTTTCCTGCACGGTGGGCCGGGATCAGGATGTTCTACCGATCACCGCCGCTTGTTCGACCCACAAAAATACAATGTGCTGCTGTTTGATCAGCGCGGTTGCGGGCGCTCCTACCCTCATGCCAGCCTGGAGAACAACACCACCTGGCATCTGGTGCAGGACATGGGGCGGCTGCGCAAGGAAAAGCTCAAGGCCGACAAGATGCTGGTCTTTGGCGGCTCCTGGGGCTCGACCCTGGCGCTGGCCTATGCCCAGACTCACCCCGAGCACGTCAGTGAGTTGATTGTGCGCGGTATCTTCATGGCCCGCCCTGAAGAATTGCACTGGTTTTATCAGGAAGGCGCCTCTCGCCTGTTTCCGGACATCTGGGAACAGTATCTGGCCCCGATTCCCAAGGAAGAGCACGGGGATCTGATTAGCGCCTATCACAAGCGTCTGACGGGCGACGACCCTGCTGTGCAGCTACGCGCCGCACACGCCTGGTCGCAATGGGAAAGCAATACGATCACGCTCTTGCCCAGCCAGAATCACCTGGACGCCAAGTCCAGTGATAAAGCAGCCTTGGCCTTTGCACGTATTGAAAACCACTACTTCATGAACCAGGGCTTTTTGGAGCCGGATCAACTGCTGAAAAACGCCCATCGCTTGCATGGCATTCCAGGGGTGATCGTGCAGGGACGCTATGATGTGTGCACACCGGCGCATACAGCCTGGCAACTGCATCGCGTCTGGCCACAAGCAGAATTTCACATGGTTGCAGACGCAGGCCACGCCTACGACGAACCCGGCATTTTGGCCAAGCTGCTGGCCGCTACCCAGAAATTTGCCATCTGA